A single Fusobacterium hominis DNA region contains:
- a CDS encoding DIP1984 family protein — protein sequence MANKSNYFPRRSSHFKNYKVILTGRGSRTIDVGKKQKEIDKLSKKLRELDTKIQGLNWTTELK from the coding sequence TTGGCTAACAAAAGCAACTACTTCCCAAGAAGAAGCTCCCACTTCAAAAATTACAAAGTAATTTTAACTGGGAGAGGTTCACGTACTATAGATGTAGGAAAAAAACAAAAAGAAATAGATAAGCTTTCTAAGAAATTAAGAGAGTTAGATACGAAGATTCAAGGATTAAATTGGACTACTGAGTTAAAATAA
- a CDS encoding HlyD family efflux transporter periplasmic adaptor subunit — MNKKYIKFGIAALVALGILFGIYRSNIFGVTEVKTTKLEIGQLADENIYTGVVVPGEIKPIYVSSPAVVEKINVEVGEEISPETALLTFSNQSFIENEKKLKLNELDMRDLELRIADLDSGTMKLELDNKQLDIKDLEEQIKAYQRKLPTLAEEARIAKKKADTYMQLLAKDGVSATEASLMNTTANTKEAEYEDLKTTLELTKQKYQLMYISYESLKRELDINKAKLESELEKLKLQHDTLAKSNEELKNALHSKQAGFISSIDIVEGGTVAPGQRVMSIAIPGQTKVNLEVPVYQAGTLSKGQDATIISREGGSGNKYKGKVDKVSSFAVKSKLGKSTDKVIAVEVLIDGENDLKPGFIADVQVKGNSKKQGLMVNSFSVIEENGDYYVYINDNGKAQKQQIKVGLRDSNGYEILNLPSGTEIIVNPFKVRNGEKIRVVN; from the coding sequence ATGAATAAAAAATATATAAAATTTGGAATAGCAGCCCTTGTAGCACTTGGAATATTATTTGGAATATATAGAAGTAACATCTTTGGAGTTACTGAAGTTAAAACTACAAAATTAGAAATTGGTCAACTTGCTGATGAAAATATATATACAGGTGTTGTAGTTCCTGGTGAAATAAAACCTATATATGTAAGTTCTCCAGCAGTAGTTGAAAAAATTAACGTAGAAGTTGGAGAAGAAATAAGCCCTGAAACAGCTTTACTTACGTTTAGTAATCAAAGTTTTATTGAAAATGAAAAAAAATTAAAGCTTAACGAGCTTGATATGAGAGATTTAGAACTTCGTATAGCTGACTTAGATTCTGGTACTATGAAATTAGAACTTGATAATAAACAACTAGATATAAAAGATCTTGAAGAACAAATTAAAGCATATCAAAGAAAATTACCTACTCTTGCTGAAGAAGCTAGAATTGCTAAGAAAAAGGCTGATACTTATATGCAACTTCTTGCAAAAGATGGAGTTTCAGCTACTGAAGCAAGTCTTATGAATACTACAGCTAATACTAAAGAAGCTGAATATGAAGATTTAAAAACTACATTAGAACTTACAAAGCAAAAATACCAACTTATGTATATAAGTTATGAAAGTTTAAAAAGAGAACTAGATATCAATAAAGCAAAACTTGAGTCTGAATTAGAAAAACTTAAATTACAACATGATACACTTGCTAAAAGTAATGAAGAGTTAAAAAATGCACTTCACTCTAAGCAAGCAGGGTTCATTTCTAGTATTGATATTGTAGAAGGTGGAACTGTTGCTCCTGGACAAAGGGTTATGAGTATTGCTATTCCAGGTCAAACAAAAGTTAATTTAGAAGTTCCTGTATATCAAGCTGGAACTCTTAGTAAAGGACAAGATGCAACTATTATCTCTAGAGAAGGTGGTAGTGGTAATAAATATAAGGGAAAAGTTGATAAAGTTTCATCATTTGCTGTAAAAAGTAAACTTGGAAAAAGTACTGATAAAGTTATAGCTGTAGAAGTTTTAATAGATGGTGAAAATGATTTAAAACCTGGTTTTATAGCTGATGTTCAAGTTAAAGGAAATAGTAAAAAACAAGGACTTATGGTTAATAGTTTCTCTGTAATAGAAGAAAATGGAGACTACTACGTATATATAAATGATAATGGAAAAGCTCAAAAGCAACAAATAAAAGTAGGATTAAGAGATTCTAATGGATATGAAATTTTAAATCTTCCATCTGGAACAGAAATTATTGTAAATCCTTTTAAAGTAAGAAATGGTGAGAAAATAAGGGTTGTGAACTAA
- the tnpB gene encoding IS200/IS605 family element RNA-guided endonuclease TnpB has translation MKQLKAYKFRIYPSEEQKIFFSKTFGCVRLVYNLMLNDRIKAYEESKGNPDKKIKYPTPAKYKKDYEFLKEVDSLALANAQINLDKAYKNFFRDKSIGFPKFKSKKNPVQSYTTNNQKGTVNIFEKWLKIPKLKELIKIKVHRKIEGIIKSVTISRNGSGKYFISLLCETDIQELPKTNSSVGIDLGIKDMAILSTGEKIKNLKFRKQLEDKLKREQRKLSKRFLIAKKINKKLNEARNYQKQRIKVAKIHEKIMNMRTDFLNKLSTYIIKNHDIICIEDLNTKGLLHNHKLSKSIADVSWASFVNKLEYKAKWYGKEIIKIDKLYPSSQICSVCGHRDGKKTLDIREWTCLICHTHHDRDINAAKNILAEGLRIRQAV, from the coding sequence ATGAAACAACTAAAAGCATATAAATTTAGAATTTATCCAAGCGAAGAACAAAAGATATTTTTTAGTAAAACTTTTGGTTGTGTTCGTCTTGTCTATAATCTTATGCTAAATGATAGAATCAAAGCATATGAAGAAAGTAAAGGTAATCCTGATAAAAAAATAAAATATCCAACTCCTGCAAAATATAAAAAAGATTATGAATTTCTAAAAGAAGTTGATAGTCTTGCTCTTGCTAATGCTCAAATTAACTTAGATAAAGCATATAAAAACTTTTTTAGAGATAAATCTATAGGTTTTCCTAAGTTCAAATCTAAGAAGAATCCAGTACAAAGCTATACAACTAATAATCAAAAAGGAACTGTAAATATTTTTGAAAAATGGTTAAAAATTCCTAAACTTAAAGAATTAATAAAAATCAAAGTGCATAGAAAAATAGAGGGGATAATAAAATCTGTTACTATCTCGCGTAATGGAAGTGGTAAGTATTTTATCTCTTTGTTATGTGAAACAGATATTCAGGAATTACCAAAAACTAATTCATCAGTAGGAATTGATTTAGGTATTAAAGATATGGCTATTCTTTCTACTGGAGAAAAAATAAAAAATCTTAAATTTAGAAAACAATTAGAAGACAAACTAAAAAGAGAACAAAGAAAACTTTCTAAAAGATTTCTAATTGCTAAAAAAATAAATAAAAAATTAAACGAAGCTAGAAATTATCAAAAACAAAGAATTAAAGTAGCTAAAATACACGAAAAAATTATGAATATGAGAACAGATTTCTTAAATAAGCTAAGTACATATATTATCAAAAACCACGATATTATCTGTATTGAAGACTTAAATACAAAAGGATTACTTCATAATCATAAATTATCAAAATCTATAGCTGATGTATCTTGGGCTAGTTTTGTAAATAAACTTGAGTATAAGGCGAAATGGTATGGCAAAGAAATAATAAAAATAGATAAACTATATCCATCAAGTCAAATCTGCTCTGTATGTGGTCATAGGGATGGCAAAAAAACTCTCGATATAAGAGAGTGGACTTGTCTAATTTGTCATACTCATCACGATAGAGATATAAACGCCGCTAAAAATATATTGGCTGAAGGTCTAAGAATAAGACAAGCAGTCTAA
- a CDS encoding TolC family protein, with protein sequence MRKQIIGIFLLLSGISYSQEMGLNEILDRAKTANPNVIMKKMDTDIKRKEKQRALKNYVLPPVNLSDSEEWEAVKRYGVGTRQFRVSMDVFEGGKSVYGYRILKSQVEMAENEEILTEIKAQEEAVNAYFSILNAQKQSEITTRAIELLKKQRQRNFDLYENGKILPKSEYLKIEADIEDNNVLNIENQLNEENNRGVLAKLLGYPLDSKIALREFDPENYLKDKSEVHDTNNKKIEDTLLAKNEQHKVNIAENTVKIAKADLYPSINVEYKREFYEIDDDTKERKKLNDNVVTLGFKWVFEWGGTLDNIQAKKIAYEQAKVKYDDEIKKISLDIRNKLNKIKSLYGQSLVMKKRMELLEESANIDSMRYENELLSTFDYLNSVNKYRAAQENYYRTQRDLVLAIIEYENLYR encoded by the coding sequence ATGAGAAAACAAATAATAGGAATATTTTTACTGCTTTCTGGAATAAGTTATTCCCAAGAAATGGGGCTTAATGAAATTTTAGATAGGGCAAAAACAGCTAACCCAAATGTAATAATGAAAAAAATGGACACTGATATTAAAAGAAAAGAAAAACAGAGAGCACTAAAAAATTATGTGCTTCCACCTGTTAATCTGTCAGACTCTGAGGAATGGGAAGCTGTTAAACGATATGGTGTCGGGACCAGACAATTTAGAGTATCTATGGACGTATTTGAAGGTGGAAAAAGCGTATATGGATATAGAATACTAAAATCTCAAGTTGAAATGGCTGAAAATGAAGAGATTTTAACTGAAATAAAAGCTCAAGAAGAAGCTGTAAATGCCTATTTTTCAATATTAAACGCACAAAAACAAAGTGAAATAACAACTAGGGCTATAGAGCTTTTAAAAAAGCAAAGACAAAGAAACTTTGATCTATATGAAAATGGTAAAATACTACCTAAATCTGAATATCTAAAAATTGAAGCAGATATTGAAGATAATAATGTTTTAAACATTGAAAATCAACTGAATGAAGAAAATAATCGTGGGGTTCTTGCTAAATTGTTAGGTTATCCTTTAGATAGTAAAATTGCCCTTAGAGAATTTGATCCTGAAAATTATTTGAAAGATAAATCTGAAGTTCATGATACAAATAATAAAAAAATTGAAGATACTTTACTTGCTAAAAATGAGCAACATAAAGTAAACATTGCAGAAAATACGGTTAAAATTGCTAAAGCGGATCTTTATCCTAGTATAAATGTTGAATACAAACGTGAATTTTACGAAATTGATGATGATACTAAAGAAAGAAAAAAATTAAATGATAACGTTGTTACTTTAGGATTTAAATGGGTATTTGAATGGGGAGGAACATTAGATAATATCCAAGCTAAAAAAATTGCTTATGAACAAGCTAAAGTAAAATATGACGATGAAATTAAGAAAATTTCCTTAGATATTAGAAATAAACTAAATAAGATAAAGTCGCTATATGGACAATCTCTTGTTATGAAAAAAAGAATGGAACTTCTAGAAGAAAGTGCCAATATAGATAGTATGAGATATGAAAATGAACTTTTGAGTACCTTTGACTATCTAAATTCAGTAAATAAATATAGAGCAGCTCAAGAAAATTATTATAGAACTCAAAGAGATTTAGTACTTGCAATAATCGAGTATGAAAACCTATACAGATAG
- a CDS encoding tyrosine-protein phosphatase: MKDIHSHVLFGIDDGAKTIEDSVELIKMAKSIGYDGIVCSSHFYPEKYENKNYDHNFEILKNRLAEEGIEVTLYKGNEVSLHADIFNKIKKINTINNSKYILIELNYGIIYQTCAKFLAKLQDLGYKPILAHIERYYEFTGKQFIELYNSGIILQVNIRQINHLSQDIKYLFKQRYIGLVATDSHNLTRRSYDVGEYLDYLKKFVGEEYFNLLTEENPSKILNNQEIKKGEVHNEKTNNRNIFTAFWNKLFPRNGA; encoded by the coding sequence ATGAAAGATATTCACTCTCATGTACTTTTTGGAATAGATGATGGAGCAAAAACTATAGAAGATAGTGTAGAACTTATTAAAATGGCTAAGTCTATTGGATATGATGGTATTGTATGCTCTTCACATTTTTATCCAGAAAAGTATGAAAATAAAAACTATGATCATAATTTTGAAATTTTAAAAAATAGACTTGCAGAAGAAGGTATAGAAGTAACACTATATAAAGGAAATGAAGTTTCACTTCATGCAGATATTTTCAACAAAATAAAAAAAATTAATACAATTAACAATAGTAAATATATTTTGATTGAATTAAACTATGGAATAATTTATCAAACCTGTGCTAAATTTTTAGCAAAATTGCAAGATTTAGGATACAAACCTATTCTTGCTCATATAGAACGATACTACGAATTTACAGGTAAACAATTTATAGAGCTATATAATTCAGGTATTATTTTACAAGTAAATATAAGACAAATAAATCATTTAAGTCAAGATATTAAATATCTTTTTAAACAAAGATATATAGGATTAGTTGCAACAGATTCACATAATCTTACAAGAAGAAGTTATGATGTGGGAGAGTACCTTGACTATTTAAAGAAATTCGTGGGAGAAGAGTATTTCAATCTTTTAACAGAAGAAAATCCCAGTAAAATTTTAAATAATCAAGAAATTAAAAAAGGGGAAGTGCATAATGAGAAAACAAATAATAGGAATATTTTTACTGCTTTCTGGAATAAGTTATTCCCAAGAAATGGGGCTTAA
- a CDS encoding ABC transporter permease codes for MKFELWFAWKLLIGNWRRAIFSFIAVTGGVIALIVSFSLGAGGEKIISRDLMAMSDNRIVIGGTNFNIQDIKILEKYPMVQYAIFPEARILENGNLFKGYSNKALATMGLAPLGDREIIVDKKQFPQTKINDTLNFTINGGEYTFVVKDLYEEINPLELMKQGNRIIISQSFYDRIFSNNNYRSVVVAFDKNENVEDYITYFLSKFNHDRNSLDNVVVIETPEIYKRIVKIQKIVRNTLGVLSFISLCIGGLGITNLIASGIKSRSAHIGIMRAMGMPAKQVTKVFLTEGVIVSLIGGVIGTILGIIAAFILGTVIKINPDFHITQIFISILIAVIVGLAMGIIPAVKIGKLNTVDALKNG; via the coding sequence ATGAAATTCGAACTTTGGTTTGCCTGGAAACTCCTAATTGGAAATTGGAGAAGAGCTATATTTTCTTTTATAGCTGTTACAGGTGGTGTAATTGCTCTTATTGTATCATTTTCCCTAGGGGCTGGTGGGGAAAAAATAATCTCTCGTGACCTTATGGCTATGAGTGATAATAGAATAGTAATTGGAGGAACAAATTTTAATATACAAGATATTAAAATACTAGAAAAATATCCAATGGTACAATACGCTATTTTCCCAGAAGCTAGAATTTTAGAAAATGGCAATTTATTTAAAGGATATTCTAATAAAGCTTTAGCTACTATGGGACTTGCTCCTTTAGGTGATAGAGAAATCATAGTAGATAAAAAACAATTTCCTCAAACCAAAATAAATGATACTTTAAACTTTACAATAAATGGTGGAGAATATACCTTTGTTGTGAAAGATCTCTATGAAGAGATTAATCCACTAGAACTTATGAAACAAGGAAATAGAATAATAATTTCTCAATCTTTTTATGATAGAATTTTTAGTAACAATAACTATAGAAGTGTTGTTGTAGCTTTTGATAAAAATGAAAATGTAGAAGATTATATAACATACTTCTTATCTAAGTTTAATCATGATAGAAACTCCTTAGATAATGTTGTAGTTATTGAAACACCTGAAATTTATAAAAGAATTGTTAAAATTCAAAAGATTGTTCGTAACACTCTAGGTGTCCTATCTTTTATCTCACTTTGCATAGGAGGATTAGGTATTACTAACCTTATAGCAAGTGGTATAAAAAGTAGAAGTGCTCATATTGGAATTATGAGAGCTATGGGTATGCCTGCAAAACAAGTTACTAAAGTATTTTTAACTGAAGGTGTTATTGTATCATTAATTGGCGGTGTAATTGGAACTATTCTGGGAATAATAGCTGCATTTATTTTAGGAACAGTTATTAAAATTAACCCTGATTTCCATATTACACAAATATTTATCTCAATTTTAATAGCAGTTATAGTTGGTCTTGCTATGGGAATTATTCCAGCTGTAAAAATTGGTAAATTAAATACTGTAGATGCACTTAAAAATGGATAA